Proteins co-encoded in one Anabaena sphaerica FACHB-251 genomic window:
- a CDS encoding zinc-dependent alcohol dehydrogenase, whose product MLTMQAAVWYGPGRENFRWEQVNLPDLNPGEVLIKVQKCFFSAMHVRAVLVGHPKHQPPEIFGRMLAGDVVAVGADVTSIKAGMRVTINPERPCGECFYCQLREWGHCLNPTTLASGGMAEYVSVPATLVDGILELPPEIAYEEGAYAETLACILQAMDLSNIAASDCVVIVGDGSVGLTFVQLARLQNAAKIIFAGKHDDSLQQGLALGAFRTVNVKHESLRDVVMQETHGYGADVVIEAVGSSETYEQSMTLLRCGGTAVGFGGTPPGTKFTGDPNLIHYRSLKIYGSYRYNPDHFRRALDLICTKQIDLGPIITHYVPFSKLTTDAVDISQQPDCRALVIDFAQEL is encoded by the coding sequence ATGCTAACCATGCAAGCGGCGGTCTGGTACGGCCCAGGACGTGAGAATTTTCGATGGGAACAAGTGAACCTACCTGATCTCAATCCTGGGGAAGTTCTCATCAAAGTCCAAAAGTGTTTCTTTTCTGCCATGCACGTGCGTGCTGTCTTAGTCGGTCATCCCAAACACCAGCCACCGGAAATTTTTGGGCGGATGCTGGCCGGAGATGTTGTAGCTGTGGGGGCTGATGTCACTAGCATCAAAGCAGGAATGCGCGTGACAATTAATCCAGAGCGTCCTTGTGGGGAATGCTTCTATTGTCAGCTAAGAGAATGGGGGCATTGTCTCAATCCGACAACTTTAGCATCAGGCGGTATGGCTGAGTATGTGAGCGTTCCCGCTACCCTGGTGGATGGGATCTTGGAACTGCCTCCAGAGATTGCCTATGAAGAAGGCGCTTATGCCGAAACACTGGCCTGCATATTGCAAGCTATGGACTTGTCCAATATTGCCGCTTCGGATTGTGTCGTTATCGTTGGAGATGGAAGTGTGGGGTTGACATTTGTGCAACTAGCCCGACTCCAAAATGCCGCCAAGATTATTTTTGCTGGCAAACATGATGATTCCCTACAACAGGGATTAGCTTTGGGAGCATTCCGCACTGTTAATGTCAAGCATGAGTCTCTAAGAGACGTAGTGATGCAAGAGACTCACGGCTATGGTGCTGATGTAGTGATTGAAGCAGTTGGTTCTAGTGAAACTTATGAACAGTCAATGACGCTACTACGCTGCGGTGGTACGGCAGTTGGTTTTGGGGGAACACCACCCGGAACAAAGTTTACAGGTGATCCCAATTTGATTCATTACCGTTCGCTGAAGATTTATGGCAGCTATCGATATAATCCTGATCACTTCCGCAGGGCGCTGGATCTGATTTGTACAAAACAAATTGATCTCGGTCCGATCATCACACATTACGTCCCATTCTCCAAATTGACAACTGATGCGGTTGATATCTCTCAACAACCAGATTGCAGAGCGTTGGTAATTGATTTTGCTCAAGAGTTATGA
- the hxpB gene encoding hexitol phosphatase HxpB, which yields MQDVAVIFDMDGLLINSEPFWCNAEVEVLNELGVPLQLSMCNQTMGLRVDEVVSYWYAKFPWTAVSQSEVAERIVHRVSELVATTGQPMPGAVEIIQLCQQMHLPLALATSSPILLIEAVLNRLGLQDVFDVVSSAQTEEFGKPHPAVYLTTAHRLGVQPQKCVAFEDSIRGIVSAKAASMRCIAVPAVEDRKDPRFAIADVTLDSLAQINESWLKEFLT from the coding sequence ATGCAAGATGTAGCGGTAATCTTTGATATGGACGGTTTGCTGATTAACAGCGAGCCTTTTTGGTGCAACGCCGAAGTAGAGGTGTTAAATGAATTGGGAGTACCATTGCAACTCAGTATGTGCAATCAAACAATGGGATTGCGTGTTGATGAGGTAGTCAGCTATTGGTATGCCAAATTTCCTTGGACAGCGGTAAGTCAGTCTGAGGTAGCGGAAAGGATTGTTCATCGTGTCAGCGAACTTGTGGCAACCACCGGACAGCCCATGCCTGGTGCAGTTGAAATTATACAATTATGCCAGCAGATGCACTTGCCTTTGGCATTGGCGACCTCATCACCCATCCTTCTGATTGAGGCAGTGCTAAATAGACTAGGTTTGCAAGATGTATTCGATGTTGTCAGTTCTGCACAAACAGAGGAATTTGGTAAACCCCACCCGGCGGTGTATCTGACAACTGCCCATCGCCTTGGTGTGCAACCGCAAAAGTGTGTGGCGTTTGAAGACTCAATTCGCGGCATCGTCAGTGCTAAGGCCGCTTCCATGCGATGTATTGCTGTGCCAGCAGTAGAAGACAGAAAAGATCCCCGATTTGCGATCGCAGATGTCACCCTCGATTCACTGGCACAGATCAACGAGTCATGGCTGAAGGAGTTTCTCACCTGA
- a CDS encoding alcohol dehydrogenase catalytic domain-containing protein: protein MKAAVLYGPNQVEIRDVPTPSPTQGGEVIADVGFVGVCKTDQQLTAAGLDKELILGHEVVCQLPQEPGYFALNNEISCGQCSYCQEGLTSHCQNLQELGVNSHGGYAQKMCVPKNSLHPFAFGNPTLGVLIEPLSCAVRGVNRILAAANLLSVSRPKILVIGGGMSGALMSYLLTNSLNFDAEIKLYDITKTSIPWAVKLGIERVEEPEQDTAHLVIECSGSPGGLATALQVVRKAGIVCIYGVPKAGIALPISPHELFMREIAVITSFAGATEQTMGKAINYIQNDEAFFEQLLGRVIPLEKLPDELTSWSPQPGTRTVVDMGA from the coding sequence ATGAAAGCCGCAGTCCTATACGGACCCAATCAAGTAGAAATCCGCGATGTCCCTACACCGAGTCCGACTCAAGGGGGAGAAGTGATTGCAGATGTGGGATTCGTCGGAGTTTGTAAGACAGATCAACAACTAACAGCAGCAGGTTTAGACAAAGAACTGATTCTGGGTCATGAGGTTGTCTGTCAACTCCCCCAAGAACCAGGTTATTTTGCCCTTAACAATGAGATTTCCTGCGGTCAGTGTAGCTATTGCCAAGAAGGACTCACCAGCCACTGCCAGAATTTGCAGGAACTAGGTGTCAACTCTCATGGGGGATACGCCCAGAAGATGTGCGTCCCCAAAAATTCCTTACACCCCTTTGCTTTCGGTAATCCCACCTTGGGAGTGCTAATCGAACCTTTAAGTTGTGCGGTTCGCGGTGTGAACAGAATTTTGGCTGCTGCTAACTTGCTCTCAGTTTCACGACCAAAAATTTTGGTAATTGGCGGTGGAATGTCAGGAGCTTTAATGAGTTACTTGTTAACTAATTCTCTCAACTTTGACGCAGAAATTAAGCTGTACGATATTACAAAAACATCAATTCCTTGGGCGGTGAAATTGGGGATTGAACGAGTAGAAGAACCAGAACAAGATACAGCACATTTAGTCATTGAGTGTTCAGGTTCACCAGGTGGTCTGGCCACAGCCCTGCAAGTGGTACGTAAAGCTGGTATAGTCTGTATCTATGGTGTACCCAAGGCAGGAATTGCTTTACCTATTTCCCCACATGAATTATTTATGCGGGAGATTGCGGTCATCACATCCTTTGCTGGTGCTACAGAGCAGACTATGGGCAAAGCGATCAATTACATTCAGAATGATGAAGCATTCTTTGAGCAATTGTTAGGCCGAGTCATCCCTCTAGAGAAACTTCCCGATGAACTGACATCTTGGAGTCCGCAACCCGGCACACGTACTGTTGTAGATATGGGCGCTTAA
- a CDS encoding aspartate aminotransferase family protein — MEIWNHNTVKESIIDFASVDTELQSKEQTLTFLKNENSSTKSSVNQEEIRSIDQEYMSWGDTVHYQKNPIIVSGCQGGLLFDENNNTYLDTGMWHSSCNFGYRNPQIESALLKQMTTLPQACGDFLHREKLLIAKEVVDAIYQRTGVKGRVSFNVGGSLVVEDALKIVRKNTGKNKVAVMMGAYHGRSLGTLSISSSHRYRQYYNEFPDRAIMFPFANCSQCFYEKNRETCEIYCARMINKAFSNEYYGIASSNSTEIGAILVEPCQGRGYTIPPKDFYRSFIEEAKERGILVIADEIQVSMYRTGKLFAFEHFGFVPDIITLSKSFTNGLSPVSLVWAREDLVNPEVFTPGHAHSNFANHPLGTAAALGTWRYMMAQDYETSVPEKGAYFLEKLRQLQARHSFVYSVDGLGLLLNMVFADEQGIPYQNSAQMAAAIAQDNDFTSQGKNWRMILQTGGYDLNTLKFAPYLDITYLEIDLTIDVLDQVLKKLGSMLSNSTVVSGGVK, encoded by the coding sequence ATGGAAATCTGGAATCATAACACAGTCAAGGAAAGTATTATTGATTTTGCCTCTGTCGATACAGAGTTACAGTCAAAAGAGCAAACATTAACTTTCTTAAAAAATGAAAATAGCAGCACCAAAAGCTCAGTTAATCAAGAGGAGATTCGCAGCATAGACCAAGAATATATGAGTTGGGGAGATACAGTTCACTATCAAAAAAACCCAATTATTGTGAGTGGTTGTCAGGGAGGTTTATTATTTGATGAGAATAACAACACCTATCTGGATACAGGGATGTGGCACTCAAGTTGTAATTTTGGGTATCGCAATCCTCAGATTGAATCAGCATTGCTTAAACAAATGACTACACTTCCACAAGCTTGTGGAGATTTTCTACATCGGGAAAAACTATTAATTGCGAAAGAAGTAGTTGATGCTATTTATCAAAGAACCGGGGTAAAAGGTCGCGTATCTTTTAATGTTGGCGGTTCTTTAGTTGTAGAAGATGCCTTAAAAATTGTCCGCAAAAATACCGGAAAAAATAAAGTAGCTGTCATGATGGGAGCGTATCATGGACGTTCTCTCGGCACTCTGTCTATTTCCAGCAGTCATCGTTATCGACAGTATTATAACGAATTTCCAGACCGAGCAATTATGTTTCCCTTTGCCAATTGTTCCCAGTGTTTCTATGAAAAAAACAGAGAAACCTGTGAAATATATTGCGCTCGCATGATCAACAAAGCATTTTCTAATGAATACTATGGTATTGCCAGTTCTAACAGTACAGAGATTGGTGCAATCTTAGTTGAACCTTGTCAAGGCAGAGGTTACACCATTCCACCTAAAGATTTTTATCGTAGCTTTATTGAAGAGGCTAAAGAACGAGGCATTTTAGTAATTGCCGATGAAATTCAAGTCAGTATGTATCGCACAGGTAAGTTATTTGCTTTTGAACATTTTGGTTTTGTCCCAGATATTATTACCCTCAGTAAATCTTTTACTAACGGTTTAAGTCCAGTCAGTCTAGTTTGGGCTAGAGAAGATTTAGTGAATCCAGAAGTGTTTACTCCCGGACACGCGCACAGCAATTTTGCTAATCATCCTTTAGGAACAGCAGCGGCCTTGGGTACTTGGCGTTACATGATGGCTCAAGACTACGAAACATCAGTACCAGAAAAAGGCGCTTACTTTCTGGAAAAACTGCGACAGTTACAAGCACGACATTCCTTTGTTTATAGTGTGGATGGTTTAGGACTGCTGCTGAATATGGTTTTTGCCGATGAACAGGGTATACCATATCAGAACTCTGCACAAATGGCAGCAGCGATCGCCCAAGACAACGACTTTACAAGCCAGGGAAAAAACTGGCGGATGATCCTGCAAACTGGAGGATACGACCTCAACACCCTCAAATTTGCACCATACCTAGATATTACCTATTTAGAAATTGACCTCACCATTGATGTTCTCGATCAAGTATTGAAAAAACTGGGATCAATGCTTTCTAATTCTACAGTCGTATCAGGAGGTGTCAAATAG
- the glk gene encoding glucokinase: MILAGDIGATNSRLAVFNDNLEVVEQHIYKSQEYKSFQDIVRKFLETHKYSIKTACFGIPGPVREGKCKLTNVPWEVVDATLLSEVVGSPVALLNDAEANAYGLETLRDDELVTLNVGSKIPGGNRSVVAVGTSLGEALLIDVEGRLHALGTEGGSADFGPFDELQWELIRYTQQKYKRVSYEIILGGQGLVQIYDFLRDTGSGVSPLWLEQEMQVGDKAAAINNAAQGGQCELCVQALELFVSILAAECGNAAVKYFSTGGIYLGGGMAPNILKYLQLPLFVENFVNKDKMREFLTAIPVYVILNQYTALQGAAWYAKRSISGH, translated from the coding sequence ATGATTCTTGCAGGTGATATTGGTGCAACAAATAGCCGCTTGGCAGTGTTTAACGACAACCTTGAAGTCGTCGAACAGCATATTTATAAAAGCCAAGAGTACAAAAGTTTCCAGGATATAGTTCGCAAATTCCTGGAAACTCACAAGTACAGTATTAAAACAGCTTGTTTTGGCATACCTGGTCCAGTCAGGGAGGGTAAATGCAAGTTAACGAATGTACCCTGGGAAGTCGTTGATGCTACTTTACTATCTGAAGTAGTTGGCAGTCCCGTTGCTTTGCTTAACGATGCCGAAGCCAATGCTTATGGGTTGGAAACATTGCGGGATGATGAGTTAGTAACATTGAACGTAGGTAGCAAAATACCGGGGGGGAATCGATCTGTCGTTGCAGTTGGTACTAGCTTAGGAGAAGCTTTGCTTATAGATGTAGAAGGTAGATTGCATGCACTGGGGACAGAAGGTGGTAGCGCCGACTTTGGTCCATTTGATGAATTACAGTGGGAATTGATTCGTTATACCCAACAAAAATACAAACGGGTAAGCTATGAAATAATTCTCGGCGGTCAAGGTTTAGTGCAGATTTATGATTTTCTGCGCGACACTGGGAGCGGAGTTAGTCCCTTATGGCTAGAACAAGAGATGCAGGTTGGAGACAAAGCCGCAGCCATCAATAATGCAGCGCAGGGCGGTCAATGCGAGTTATGTGTGCAAGCACTGGAATTATTCGTATCTATTTTAGCCGCCGAATGTGGAAATGCTGCTGTGAAGTATTTCAGCACAGGGGGTATCTACCTTGGTGGCGGCATGGCCCCCAACATTCTCAAATATCTGCAACTACCCTTATTTGTGGAAAATTTTGTTAATAAAGACAAGATGCGTGAGTTTTTAACAGCTATCCCTGTATATGTAATTCTCAATCAATATACAGCTTTGCAGGGAGCAGCTTGGTATGCAAAAAGAAGTATCTCTGGACACTAA
- a CDS encoding vWA domain-containing protein — protein MKVNLQPTLNDSNLDAHQPSSQRQLAISISAIGETLDRSVPLNLCLILDHSGSMNGRSLETVKRAASLLVDRLSSEDRLSIVVFDHRAKVLVPNQVIADREYIKQQINRLTADGGTAIDEGLRLGIEELAKGKKDTISQAFLLTDGENEHGDNNRCLKFAQLAASYNLTLNSLGFGDNWNQDILEKIADAGLGNLSHIEQPDQAVDKFNRLFTRMQTVGLTNAYLLFSLMPNVRLAELKPIAQVAPDTIELPVQAEADGRLAVRLGDLMKDVERVILANIYLGQLPEGKQAIANVQVRYDDPALNQTGLFSLNMPVYTNVERIYQPSSHPEVQQSILALAKYRQTQLAEAKLQQGDRAGAATMLQTAAKTALQMGDASAATVLQTSATRLQAGEELSESDRKKTRIVSKTVLQDAPPK, from the coding sequence ATGAAAGTTAATTTGCAGCCTACTCTAAATGATTCTAATTTAGACGCGCATCAGCCAAGCAGTCAACGTCAGTTGGCAATTTCGATTTCGGCGATTGGCGAAACTCTAGATCGCAGTGTGCCATTAAATTTATGCTTAATTCTCGATCATAGTGGTTCGATGAATGGCCGATCGCTGGAAACTGTGAAAAGAGCGGCTTCTTTGCTGGTTGACCGTCTCAGTTCTGAGGATCGGCTGAGTATTGTGGTTTTTGACCACCGTGCTAAGGTCTTGGTTCCTAATCAGGTGATTGCAGATCGAGAATACATTAAACAGCAAATTAATCGTCTTACAGCGGATGGAGGAACTGCTATTGATGAGGGTTTGAGGTTGGGGATTGAGGAGTTAGCTAAGGGCAAAAAAGACACTATTTCTCAAGCATTTCTACTCACAGATGGGGAAAATGAACATGGTGATAACAATCGCTGTTTGAAATTCGCCCAATTAGCAGCCAGTTATAATTTAACTCTCAATAGTTTAGGATTTGGTGACAATTGGAATCAGGATATTTTAGAAAAAATAGCTGATGCGGGGCTGGGGAATTTGTCTCATATTGAACAGCCTGATCAAGCTGTGGATAAGTTCAATCGCTTGTTTACTCGGATGCAAACAGTGGGATTGACTAACGCTTATCTGTTATTTTCACTGATGCCAAATGTGCGTTTGGCGGAACTTAAACCTATTGCTCAAGTTGCCCCGGATACGATTGAGTTACCAGTGCAAGCAGAAGCTGATGGACGCTTGGCTGTACGGCTGGGAGATTTAATGAAAGATGTAGAACGGGTGATTTTGGCTAATATTTATTTGGGACAGTTGCCAGAAGGTAAACAGGCGATCGCTAATGTGCAAGTCCGCTACGATGACCCCGCACTTAACCAGACTGGGTTATTTTCCCTGAATATGCCAGTTTATACGAATGTGGAGCGCATTTACCAACCGAGTTCTCATCCCGAAGTGCAACAGTCGATTTTAGCTTTAGCCAAGTATCGCCAAACCCAGTTAGCCGAAGCGAAATTACAACAGGGTGATCGCGCTGGGGCGGCAACAATGCTACAAACGGCAGCGAAAACGGCTTTGCAAATGGGAGATGCAAGTGCAGCGACAGTGTTGCAAACTTCGGCCACTCGTTTACAAGCTGGGGAAGAGTTATCCGAAAGCGATCGCAAGAAAACCAGGATTGTCTCAAAAACTGTGTTGCAGGATGCTCCTCCTAAATGA
- a CDS encoding vWA domain-containing protein yields MKVQLLSALNDTNVDAAQLSNQRQLEISISAIADELDPSLPLNLCLILDKSGSMHGEPMNTVIQAVEQLLDQLKPGDRISIVAFAGTSEVIIPNQIVQDPETIKTQLHKKLKAGGGTVIAEGLSLGITELLKGTKGAVSQAFLLTDGHGDNGLKIWKWEIGPNDNKRCLELAQKATRVNLTLNTFGFGNDWNQDLLEKIADAGGGTLAYIESPKQAVDQFSRLFKRIQSVGLTNAHLLLSLVPGVRLAELKPIAQVAPETIELPVATEANGSFIFRLGDLMRGAERVVLANIYLGQMPEGKQVIGHIQIRYDDPAINQEGLLSPLMPIYANITQTYQPALNPQVLKSILVLAKYRQTQVAEAKLEQGDRAGAVTMLQTAAKTALQIGDTGAATVLQSSATRLQAGEELSESDRKKTRIVSKTILRE; encoded by the coding sequence ATGAAAGTTCAATTACTATCGGCATTAAATGATACTAACGTTGACGCGGCTCAATTGAGTAACCAGCGTCAGCTAGAAATTTCCATTTCGGCTATTGCCGATGAGCTTGACCCCAGTTTACCCTTGAATTTGTGCCTGATTCTCGATAAAAGCGGTTCTATGCACGGCGAACCGATGAACACGGTGATTCAGGCAGTAGAACAATTATTAGATCAACTCAAGCCTGGCGACCGCATCTCAATTGTGGCTTTTGCGGGTACTTCTGAGGTCATTATCCCTAACCAAATCGTTCAAGACCCGGAAACCATCAAAACCCAGTTGCACAAAAAGCTGAAAGCTGGTGGTGGTACAGTCATTGCTGAAGGTTTATCTTTGGGTATTACAGAATTACTCAAAGGTACAAAAGGCGCTGTTTCCCAAGCATTTCTACTTACAGATGGGCATGGTGATAACGGGTTAAAAATTTGGAAGTGGGAGATTGGACCTAATGACAACAAACGTTGTCTGGAACTTGCACAAAAAGCCACTAGAGTAAATCTCACTCTCAACACTTTCGGTTTTGGCAATGACTGGAACCAAGACCTACTGGAAAAAATTGCCGATGCTGGTGGTGGTACTCTGGCTTATATTGAGAGTCCAAAACAAGCTGTAGACCAATTTAGCCGCTTGTTTAAGCGGATTCAGTCTGTGGGGTTAACTAATGCCCACTTGTTGCTGTCTCTAGTCCCTGGTGTGCGACTAGCAGAACTCAAACCTATTGCTCAAGTTGCCCCTGAAACTATTGAGCTACCAGTGGCAACAGAAGCTAATGGTAGCTTTATTTTTCGCTTGGGAGATTTGATGAGAGGTGCAGAACGGGTAGTTTTGGCAAATATATACTTGGGACAGATGCCAGAAGGCAAACAAGTAATTGGACATATCCAAATCCGATACGATGACCCTGCTATCAACCAAGAAGGGCTGCTTTCTCCCCTGATGCCGATATATGCCAATATTACTCAGACTTACCAACCTGCCCTCAATCCCCAGGTGTTAAAGTCGATTTTGGTATTAGCCAAGTATCGCCAAACTCAGGTTGCAGAGGCAAAATTAGAACAGGGCGATCGCGCTGGTGCTGTTACTATGTTGCAAACAGCTGCGAAAACTGCTTTGCAAATTGGTGATACTGGTGCAGCAACTGTGTTGCAATCTTCCGCTACTCGTCTGCAAGCCGGGGAAGAACTCTCGGAGAGCGATCGCAAGAAAACCAGGATTGTGTCAAAGACTATTTTAAGGGAATAA
- a CDS encoding VOC family protein produces MKISRVHHVAIICSDYQKSKHFYVDILGFGIIHETFRRERNSYKLDLKVGNTQIELFSFPNPPQRVSKPEACGLRHLAFAVEDIQESVNYLKSHHIEVENIRVDEITGKKFTFFPDPDNLPLEIYEA; encoded by the coding sequence ATGAAAATTTCCCGTGTTCATCATGTTGCTATTATTTGTTCAGATTACCAAAAATCAAAACATTTTTATGTTGATATTCTCGGTTTTGGAATTATTCACGAAACATTCCGCAGGGAAAGAAATTCCTATAAACTAGATTTAAAAGTAGGAAATACGCAAATTGAATTATTCTCCTTTCCCAACCCTCCCCAAAGAGTGAGTAAACCGGAAGCTTGCGGTTTAAGACATCTTGCTTTTGCAGTTGAAGATATACAAGAAAGTGTGAATTACTTAAAATCTCATCATATCGAAGTTGAAAATATCAGAGTTGATGAAATTACAGGTAAGAAGTTTACCTTTTTTCCAGACCCTGATAATTTACCATTAGAAATTTACGAGGCTTAA
- a CDS encoding GNAT family N-acetyltransferase produces the protein MKLFYDTVHQINIRDYSQEQVKAWASETMDYEFWHTRLQSKLPYIAEINNEIVGFAELENDGHIDCFYCHSKYQNQGIGSKLLKHIENIAKARNNQHLYAEVSITAKPFFQKHDFTVVREQQVERRGVLFTNYVMEKYL, from the coding sequence ATGAAATTGTTTTATGATACAGTTCATCAAATCAATATTCGTGATTACAGTCAAGAACAAGTCAAAGCTTGGGCTTCGGAAACGATGGATTATGAATTTTGGCATACAAGGTTACAAAGCAAATTACCTTATATTGCTGAAATCAATAATGAAATAGTTGGGTTTGCAGAATTAGAAAATGATGGTCATATTGATTGTTTTTATTGTCATAGCAAATATCAAAATCAGGGTATTGGTTCAAAACTGTTAAAACATATAGAAAATATTGCTAAAGCACGAAATAATCAACATCTCTATGCTGAGGTTAGTATTACTGCAAAACCATTTTTTCAAAAGCATGATTTTACTGTAGTGAGGGAACAACAGGTAGAAAGAAGAGGGGTGTTATTTACAAACTATGTAATGGAGAAATACTTGTGA